From Sporolactobacillus pectinivorans:
ATAATATCTGTTTGATAAATAAAGGGATAGAAGTTTATTTGTAAAAAAGGATAATGCCGATACTAAATCGGCATTATCCGGGAAACTTTCAATGTCTTTCAAGTCCAATGCTTTAATCTTCATAGAATCAGTTTTTTCGTGCCGTTTACTGATTTGATGTCAGCTGTCCTTGTGAAAGAAGGCTGTTCGGTACAACCGACGTTTGCGGGCCATGAATATTTAGTAAAAAGCTTGGCGCAAAGGTTGAATGATGATCCGGATAGAGACCTCTATTCGTCATGTAACTTGTAATGACTACATTATTACTATTCGTTTGCGGTATAGCGAAGTGGGAGTATGTCCAGGTCGTATCATTCGGATCTATGTTCTGATGCAATACAAGCCCGCTTCCATTTAACGGTTTATACGGTCCAGTCAATGAATTGGATACATAGCCCAGCATATAAATGTCTTGGTCACCGATTCCGCTGATAGTCATCTTAGATCCCCGGGAATCTGTAAATAAATACCATTTCCCCTTCAGTTTAAAAACGTTGGCACGCTCAATTTCATCAGTTACCGTATTGGCCGTAATGAGAGGCGGCAACACTTTCTTCACTGTATAGTCATCGTTTAATTCGACAATGCCCAATGCACCATTTGCCAGAGAGGCAAGCTGTTTCTTAGGACTCTGTAACAGATTATTTCTATCATTTTGGAAGAACGTATCACTGCCACCGTAGTAAGCTTTATTATTTAGCGATTGGTCGCCCTGATAGCCATCCGACGTCCCCGTATTGGCTTCAAAAACAAGATACTTATGACCGTTATCCTCAATAAAATGAGGATCTCTCAGCGTGTGGTTATCGCCGGAGTTCCACAAACCTTCATCCTGGAACTGCTGGATATTTTGGTAGAGCGATCCGTCCCCGCCGTCAAAGATCGATTTGTGGTCTTCTACTCCATCAACTTTGAGTGTATTCGCATCCGGTTGGGATAAATCGACTTGCGCTGTTGTTAACACTTGATTACCCAAGCCGCTCCCGCCATCCTGCGTTGCGCCGGAGTAGTCTGTGTAAAACAGCCGAACCATGCCGTTATCGGTTAAAGTAGCGGAACCTGACCATTCCTGCGTCTGATACTTCAGATACTGATCGCCGGGTACCAGCTTATCACCATCCGTAAACACTTTTCCTGCATTTTTCCAGCTGCCAAGCGACGTATCGCCGACCTTTTGATAGAATAAATAGATATGCGTGTCATTGCTGTTGTTCGGATCACCTGCCAAGGCAAAAACAAGGTGATACCCCTGATAATTAGCCACAGTGCCGTCTGCGTTTTGCAGCGGCCAGCTGTCCCATACATCCAGCCCTTGCGCAGAAGGTATATTTTGTATCGTTGACGGATCAAACTTAGGGATGCTGAATTGTGCGTTATTTTGTTGTGAAGGTATTTTCTCCATGTCATAACGCGTGATATGAGAAACACCATAATCGTTGTTATCAGTCACACTGTTTTTGGCAAACGTCTGAGTTGCACCACCCAGTAACAGTGCCGTTGTAATGGCTATCGCCGTTGCATGCTTGACGAGCTTATTGGACATCATATTTTGTTTCCCCACTCCCTAATCACTTTTTATGATTCATAGTAATAATCGGTAATTTTAAACCAGCTAATCGTGAATCACTTTTTCTGCCAGTCCATTCGTATTGATGGAAAGCGAAACTCATTGTCTCAGCTCAGACTGAAGACATTAACTCAAAAACTACCTCATAAATTATGTAAACGGCCGTTTACAGTTTTCAGCCAAACGTGAACCACATGACATACGTATGAATTTTCTAGTTAAGCCACATTTGAAATGACAGATCCGTTTAACACCAAACTACTATAGACAATCAGCATCCGTCAAATAGATCAAATGTAATACTTTAAGTGCCAATTTCTCTTTATAGATATATGTATTTAGGAAAATAGTCATTGCATTTATTGCTTATATTTCAGCATTGTTTTTTTTCGATAGAAAAAGTTAAAAATACATTTCGTTAGTTTTTCTTAAGGCATAGTTAAGATAAATGTTGTATACTTCCATGTAAGCGATCCCGACTCTTAATAAAAATATTCCTTCTATCATGTAAGCAGCCAA
This genomic window contains:
- a CDS encoding glycoside hydrolase family 68 protein, which codes for MMSNKLVKHATAIAITTALLLGGATQTFAKNSVTDNNDYGVSHITRYDMEKIPSQQNNAQFSIPKFDPSTIQNIPSAQGLDVWDSWPLQNADGTVANYQGYHLVFALAGDPNNSNDTHIYLFYQKVGDTSLGSWKNAGKVFTDGDKLVPGDQYLKYQTQEWSGSATLTDNGMVRLFYTDYSGATQDGGSGLGNQVLTTAQVDLSQPDANTLKVDGVEDHKSIFDGGDGSLYQNIQQFQDEGLWNSGDNHTLRDPHFIEDNGHKYLVFEANTGTSDGYQGDQSLNNKAYYGGSDTFFQNDRNNLLQSPKKQLASLANGALGIVELNDDYTVKKVLPPLITANTVTDEIERANVFKLKGKWYLFTDSRGSKMTISGIGDQDIYMLGYVSNSLTGPYKPLNGSGLVLHQNIDPNDTTWTYSHFAIPQTNSNNVVITSYMTNRGLYPDHHSTFAPSFLLNIHGPQTSVVPNSLLSQGQLTSNQ